Proteins encoded within one genomic window of Felis catus isolate Fca126 chromosome C1, F.catus_Fca126_mat1.0, whole genome shotgun sequence:
- the SLC6A9 gene encoding LOW QUALITY PROTEIN: sodium- and chloride-dependent glycine transporter 1 (The sequence of the model RefSeq protein was modified relative to this genomic sequence to represent the inferred CDS: deleted 2 bases in 1 codon): MKSGDTRTALSAHPGMASARGPVAPSSPEQNGAVPSEATKRDQNLKRGNWGNQIEFVLTSVGYAVGLGNVWRFPYLCYRNGGGAFMFPYFIMLIFCGIPLFFMELSFGQFASQGCLGVWRISPMFKGVGYGMMVVSTYIGIYYNVVICIAFYYFFSSMTHVLPWAYCSNPWNTPDCAGVLDASNLTNGSRPAALSGNLSHLLNHSLQRTSPSEEYWRLYVLKLSDDIGNFGEVRLPLLGCLGVSWVVVFLCLIRGVKSSGKVVYFTATFPYVVLTILFVRGVTLEGAFTGIMYYLTPQWDKILEAKVWGDAASQIFYSLGCAWGGLITMASYNKFHNNCYRDSIIISITNCATSVYAGFVIFSILGFMANHLGVDVSRVADHGPGLAFVAYPEALTLLPISPLWSLLFFFMLILLGLGTQFCLLETLVTAIVDEVGNEWILQKKTYVTLGVAVAGFLLGIPLTSQAGIYWLLLMDNYAASFSLVVISCIMCVSIMYIYGHRNYFQDIQMMLGFPPPIFFQICWRFVSPAIIFFILIFTVIQYQPITYNHYQYPGWAVAIGFLLALSSVICIPLYALFQLCRTDGDTLLQRLKNATKPSRDWGPALLEHRTGRYAPTIPPSPEDGLEVQPLHPDKAQIPMVGSNGSSRLQDSRI, translated from the exons AATGGTGCTGTGCCCAGCGAGGCCACCAAGAGGGACCAGAACCTCAAACGGGGCAACTGGGGCAACCAGATCGAGTTTGTACTGACGAGCGTGGGCTATGCCGTGGGCCTGGGCAATGTCTGGCGCTTCCCATACCTCTGCTATCGCAACGGGGGAG gcGCCTTCATGTTCCCCTACTTCATCATGCTGATATTCTGCGGGATCCCTCTCTTCTTCATGGAGCTTTCCTTCGGCCAGTTTGCAAGTCAGGGCTGCCTGGGGGTCTGGAGGATCAGCCCCATGTTCAAAG gtGTGGGCTACGGCATGATGGTGGTATCGACGTATATTGGCATCTACTACAATGTGGTCATCTGCATTGCCTTCTACTACTTCTTCTCATCCATGACGCACGTGCTGCCCTGGGCCTACTGCAGTAACCCCTGGAACACGCCCGACTGTGCCGGAGTGTTGGACGCCTCTAACCTCACCAACGGCTCCCGGCCTGCCGCCCTGTCCGGAAACCTTTCCCACCTGCTCAACCACTCCCTTCAGAGGACCAGCCCCAGCGAGGAGTACTGGAG GCTCTATGTGCTGAAGCTGTCAGACGACATCGGGAACTTTGGGGAGGTGCGACTGCCCCTCCTCGGCTGCCTCGGTGTCTCCTGGGTGGTGGTGTTCCTCTGCCTCATCCGAGGGGTCAAGTCTTCAGGGAAA GTGGTATATTTCACAGCCACATTTCCCTATGTGGTGCTGACCATCCTGTTTGTCCGCGGCGTGACCCTGGAAGGAGCCTTCACGGGCATCATGTACTACCTGACCCCACAGTGGGACAAGATCCTGGAGGCCAAG GTGTGGGGGGACGCCGCCTCCCAGATATTCTATTCGCTGGGCTGTGCGTGGGGAGGCCTCATCACCATGGCATCCTACAACAAGTTCCACAACAACTGCTACCG GGACAGCATCATCATCAGCATCACTAACTGTGCCACCAGCGTCTATGCTGGCTTCGTCATCTTCTCCATCCTGGGCTTCATGGCCAATCACCTGGGTGTGGACGTGTCCCGTGTGGCTGACCACGGCCCTGGCCTGGCCTTCGTGGCTTACCCTGAGGCCCTCACGCTGCTGCCCATCTCCCCGCTCTGGTCCCTGCTCTTTTTCTTCATGCTCATCTTGCTGGGGCTGGGCACTCAG TTCTGCCTCCTAGAGACACTGGTCACAGCCATTGTGGATGAGGTGGGAAATGAGTGGATCCTGCAGAAGAAgacctatgtgaccttgggcgtGGCTGTGGCTGGCTTCCTACTGGGCATCCCCCTCACCAGCCAG GCAGGCATCTACTGGCTGCTGTTAATGGACAACTACGCGGCCAGCTTCTCCTTGGTTGTCATCTCCTGCATCATGTGTGTGTCCATCATGTACATCTACG GGCACCGGAACTATTTCCAGGACATCCAGATGATGCTGGGATTCCCGCCGCCCATCTTCTTCCAGATCTGCTGGCGCTTTGTCTCTCCGGCCATCATCTTT TTCATTCTCATTTTCACGGTGATCCAGTACCAGCCAATCACCTACAACCACTACCAGTATCCAGGCTGGGCTGTGGCCATCGGCTTCCTTCTGGCTCTGTCCTCCGTCATTTGCATCCCTCTCTATGCCCTGTTCCAGCTCTGCCGCACAGATGGGGACACCCTCCtccag CGTTTGAAAAATGCCACAAAGCCAAGCAGAGACTGGGGTCCCGCCCTCCTGGAGCACCGGACTGGACGCTATGCCCCCACCATACCGCCTTCTCCTGAAGATGGTCTTGAGGTCCAGCCGCTGCACCCAGACAAAGCCCAGATCCCCATGGTGGGCAGTAACGGCTCTAGCCGTCTGCAGGACTCCCGGATATGA